One window of the Psilocybe cubensis strain MGC-MH-2018 chromosome 12, whole genome shotgun sequence genome contains the following:
- a CDS encoding Protein URA2, with the protein MDGVREGWRLTIKIVTADPVLGVEMASTVKVACFGYDKYEVYLKALILTGIVPPKKNILFSIGSYKEKLEILPLVQKLSAAGYNIFATSGTSNFLTEHGVHPRAVGMVSLMRWRTLRLEMEAGLMKEISAPCKSAQEDIKAKIIRQTWLKLPLVIPDGWDLSR; encoded by the exons ATGGATGGTGTAAGGGAAGGGTGGAGGCTCACCATCAAGATAGTTACAGCAGACCCTGTTCTGGGTGTGGAAATGGCCTCGACCGTTAAAGTTGCCTGCTTTGGATACGACAAATATGAAGTGTACCTCAAGGCACTCATTTTGACTGGTATCGTTCCGCCCAAGAAGAACATTCTCTTCTCCATCGGAAGTTATAAGGAGAAGTTAGAGATCTTGCCTTTGGTGCAGAAGCTCAGCGCTGCTGGATACAACATCTTCGCTACTTCGGGTACCTCAAATTTCTTGACAGAGCACGGTGTGCATCCGAGGGCAGTTGGGATGGTATCGTTGATGAGATGGAGAACGTTGAGATTGGAAATGGAAGCGGGATTGATG AAGGAGATCTCGGCTCCATGTAAATCTGCCCAGGAGGATATCAAGGCCAAAATCATCCGCCAAACGTGGCTAAAGTTGCCGCTTGTTATTCCTGATGGGTGGGATTTGTCTCGGTAA